A region of Triplophysa dalaica isolate WHDGS20190420 chromosome 18, ASM1584641v1, whole genome shotgun sequence DNA encodes the following proteins:
- the wasb gene encoding WASP actin nucleation promoting factor b isoform X1: MNKEARASSRHSQNRSAQWFCSSCSPLLCYIYTSSQLSEHGSDGSFETKSVPKNATLDRCCGRCDQGPRSGVPGSECPSRREMSKGKAKGQENVHSSLLSNQENERLDVLLGRRCVTTATAVIQLCMAVPHSPNQWSLQHTGVVCFVKDNIKRSYYIRLFDIKEGKLIWEQEMYSPFTYSCPTQFFHSFAADDCQVGLNFASDAEAECFRNIIGGKVNHRTQRQEKRQHAPVEEKQVLQQIPPSNGPVPQQTVMATVDIQNPDILASRYRSPPVPTPAPASLFIGKKDKKGKKKGPKLTKADIGAPSGFKHITHIGWDPSSGFDTNNMDPDLRKLFHCAGISDAELTDRETSKMIYDLIEQSGGLDAVKEEMRRKDEMTTSQGHSGGPRSTPAPPPPRGGLPPPPRPSPPGRSPGPPHRGPPPPAPPGGRPGPPPPPPPGQCHKPPTAQMGGGPPPPPPPPPPPPPATSSAPSFPSSPASSAPPPPPSGGGGRGTLLEEIRRGRLLKNVTESQDPCSQGQDESSEGIVGALMMVMQKRCKVIHSSEDEDDDGCGGDEDEDEEWDD; encoded by the exons atgaacaaagaAGCACGTGCCTCTTCAAGGCATTCACAGAACAGATCTGCTCAGTGGTTTTGCTCTTCCTGTTCTCCTTTGCTGTGCTACATTTACACCAGCTCACAGCTCTCAGAACACGGAAGTGACGGTTCCTTCGAGACTAAATCCGTCCCCAAAAACGCAACTTTAGACAGGTGCTGTGGACGCTGTGATCAGGGACCCCGGTCTGGAGTCCCGGGATCTGAGTGTCCGTCTAGAAGAGAGATGAGCAAAGGAAAAGCCAAAGGGCAGGAGAATGTGCACAGTTCTCTCCTCAGCAACCAGGAGAATGAACGTCTGGATGTGCTTCTGGGAAGGAGATGCGTG accACGGCCACGGCAGTTATTCAGCTGTGCATGGCTGTTCCTCACAGTCCAAATCAATGGAGCCTCCAACATACAGgagttgtgtgttttgttaagGACAATATAAAACGTTCTTATTACATCCGGCTTTTTGACATCAAG GAAGGTAAATTAATTTGGGAGCAGGAGATGTACAGTCCGTTCACATATTCCTGCCCAACACAGTTCTTCCACAGCTTTGCTGCAGAT GACTGTCAAGTAGGTCTGAACTTTGCTAGCGATGCAGAAGCTGAGTGTTTCAGGAACATTATCGGGGGGAAGGTCAATCATAGAACCCAACGCCAAG aaaaaagacaacatgctCCAGTTGAAG AAAAACAGGTGCTACAACAAATTCCTCCATCAAATG GTCCAGTTCCACAGCAAACTGTAATGGCAACAGTGGATATCCAGAACCCAGATATACTGGCTTCAAGGTACCGCTCTCCCCCAGTGCCCACACCTGCACCAGCCTCCCTCTTCATAGGCAAGAAGGACAAAAAGGGAAAGAAGAAAGGCCCAAAGCTTACAAAAGCAGACATCGGAGCTCCTAGTGGATTCAA ACACATCACTCATATTGGGTGGGATCCAAGCTCTGGTTTTGAT ACCAACAATATGGATCCTGATCTCAGGAAACTATTTCACTGTGCTGGAATCAGTGATGCAGAGCTAACAGACAGAGAAACATCTAAGATGATCTATGATTTAATCGAGCAATCTGGGGGATTGGATGCAGTTAAAGAAGAAATGAGGAGGAAGG ACGAAATGACTACTTCCCAGGGTCACTCTGGAGGTCCTCGTTCAACCCCTGCACCTCCACCACCAAGGGGTGGACTCCCCCCACCTCCTCGCCCTTCCCCACCTGGACGTAGTCCTGGACCCCCGCATCGTGGCCCACCGCCACCCGCTCCACCTGGAGGTCGACCTGGGCCTCCACCCCCGCCACCTCCCGGCCAGTGTCATAAACCACCTACTGCGCAAATGGGTGGAGGTCCACCACCTCCCCCTCCTCCCCCACCTCCTCCACCTCCTGCAACTTCTTCTGCTCCCAGCTTCCCCAGTAGTCCTGCCAGCTCAGctcctcctccccctccttctGGTGGTGGAGGACGAGGAACCTTACTGGAGGAAATCCGGCGTGGACGTTTGCTAAAGAAC GTAACCGAGTCACAAGACCCTTGCTCTCAAGGTCAGGATGAGTCCTCAGAAGGCATTGTTGGAGCCCTGATGATGGTCATGCAGAAGAGATGTAAAGTTATCCATTCCTCAG aaGATGAAGACGATGATGGTTGTGGTGGTGATGAGGATGAAGATGAGGAATGGGACGACTAA
- the sema3gb gene encoding sema domain, immunoglobulin domain (Ig), short basic domain, secreted, (semaphorin) 3Gb isoform X1: protein MMQTLLLILSLCVWGCHGNTRTAPRVHLSYKELLETKTIRPFSFSFNTSDYRILHMDQDQGRLYLGSREYVVSLDMQNVNKEPLIIHWPATAQRKGECKLTGKGGQGECANFVRLIEPWNRTHLYTCGTGAYKPICTFINRGWRAEEYLFRLVPGYIDSGKGKSPYDPHQENAAVLINGNLYAGVHVDFMGTDPAIFRTLGDRPAVRTEQYDSRWLNEPVFIKIQKIPDSAEKNDDKLYFFFREKSLDSSGGSAPSVLARVGRVCLNDDGGQRSLVNKWTTFLKARLVCSVIGADGVETYFDELRDVFIQRTHDERNPIVYAVFSTAGSVFKGSAVCVYSMADIRNVFNGPFSHKHGHNYQWTPYTGKIPYPRPGTCPGGTFTPDLHTTKAFSDEAVNFVRAHPLMYQPIYPIHKRPLVVRTGVDYRFTTIAVDLVDAVDGRYEVLFLGTDRGTVQKVIVLPKDISTTEELILEEVEVFKTSAAVKTLKISTKRQQLYVSSERGLTQVSLHRCAVYGKACSDCCLARDPYCAWDGETCSAFTPATKRRSRRQDIKHGDPLRQCRGFNAKVEKRLRETVQFGVEGSSTFLECQPRSPQATVKWLYQKDGKRKALNRDKDILKTGHGILIKSLTQSDAGLYHCLATENNFKHTVARISLRILDREIVDALTEPDIPIEHRRHHSHHHPPPPPPPFQTLPPPLQSHPQAEVRLMNQYCQSYRQQQIKSQANKPKRNNRRHTGEEEVEEPQDQ from the exons ATGATGCAAACCCTGCTACTCATCCTGAGTCTCTGTGTAtggggttgtcatggcaacacgCGCACGGCGCCCCGAGTACACCTGTCATATAAAG AGTTACTGGAGACAAAAACCATACGGCCGTTCAGTTTTTCCTTCAACACCAGCGACTACCGAATACTTCACATGGACCAAGACCAAGGCAGACTCTACCTGGGCAGCCGTGAATACGTGGTCTCCTTAGATATGCAAAATGTCAATAAAGAACCACTTATT ATTCACTGGCCTGCGACAGCACAGAGAAAGGGAGAGTGTAAATTAACTGGAAAGGGTGGACAG GGAGAGTGTGCAAACTTTGTGCGTCTGATTGAGCCGTGGAACAGAACCCACCTGTACACGTGTGGCACAGGTGCTTATAAACCCATCTGCACCTTCATCAACAGAGGCTGGAGAGCTGAG GAATATCTCTTCCGACTTGTTCCTGGTTATATTGACTCTGGAAAAGGAAAGTCTCCATATGATCCCCACCAGGAGAACGCAGCAGTTCTGATCA ATGGGAATCTGTATGCCGGGGTACACGTGGACTTCATGGGTACAGATCCAGCCATCTTTAGAACCTTGGGGGACCGTCCCGCTGTCAGAACAGAACAGTATGATTCCCGATGGCTTAACG AGCCTGTGTTTATAAAAATCCAGAAGATTCCAGACAGCGCAGAGAAGAACGATGACAAGCTTTACTTTTTCTTTCGGGAAAAGAGCTTAGACTCTTCCGGGGGCAGCGCTCCGAGCGTTCTCGCTCGAGTGGGCAGAGTCTGTCTG AATGATGatggaggtcaaaggtcattaGTGAATAAGTGGACGACGTTCCTCAAAGCACGACTCGTCTGCTCTGTGATTGGTGCAGACGGGGTTGAGACTTACTTTGATGAACTGA gaGATGTTTTTATTCAGAGGACCCATGATGAACGTAACCCCATCGTGTATGCTGTGTTCTCCACGGCTGG CTCTGTTTTTAAAGGCTCTGCCGTGTGTGTGTACTCTATGGCTGACATCAGAAATGTCTTCAATGGGCCTTTCTCTCACAAACATGGTCACAACTACCAGTGGACCCCTTACACTGGTAAAATCCCCTACCCTCGTCCGGGCACT TGTCCCGGAGGAACCTTCACGCCTGATCTCCACACCACTAAAGCTTTTTCGGACGAGGCTGTAAATTTTGTCCGTGCCCATCCTCTGATGTATCAACCTATATATCCGATACACAAACGCCCCCTGGTGGTCAGGACTGGTGTGGACTACCGTTTTACCACCATTGCTGTGGACCTGGTGGATGCTGTGGATGGAAGATATGAGGTGCTCTTCCTGGGCACAG ATCGTGGAACAGTTCAGAAGGTGATTGTCTTACCAAAAGACATCAGCACAACTGAAGAGCTCATTTTAGAGGAGGTGGAAGTTTTTAAG ACATCAGCAGCCGTCAAAACTCTGAAGATCTCTACCAAAAGG CAACAGTTGTATGTGTCATCAGAAAGGGGTCTTACCCAGGTGTCTCTGCACAGGTGTGCTGTTTACGGTAAGGCCTGTTCAGACTGCTGCCTGGCCAGAGACCCCTACTGTGCCTGGGATGGAGAAACCTGTTCTGCTTTCACACCCGCTACAAAAAG GAGAAGCAGGAGGCAAGATATCAAACACGGAGATCCTTTACGGCAGTGCCGGGGCTTTAACGCTAAAG TAGAGAAGCGTCTGAGGGAAACGGTACAGTTTGGGGTTGAAGGCAGCAGCACATTTCTGGAGTGCCAACCGAGGTCTCCTCAGGCCACAGTCAAATGGCTCTACCAGAAGGACGGCAAGAGGAAAGCA CTCAATCGAGATAAAGACATCTTGAAGACAGGTCATGGCATCCTGATAAAATCTCTCACCCAATCAGACGCCGGGCTCTATCATTGCCTGGCAACAGAGAACAACTTCAAACACACCGTGGCCCGCATCTCTCTACGGATCCTGGACCGGGAGATCGTTGATGCGCTTACTGAGCCGGACATCCCCATTGAGCACCGTCGTCATCATTCCCATCATCACCCTCCACCTCCGCCCCCACCTTTCCAGACCCTTCCACCCCCTCTCCAGTCCCACCCACAAGCAGAGGTGCGTCTCATGAACCAGTACTGCCAGTCCTACAGGCAGCAGCAGATAAAAAGCCAAGCCAACAAACCCAAACGCAACAACCGAAGACACACAGGAGAAGAAGAAGTGGAGGAGCCACAGGATCAATAA
- the sema3gb gene encoding sema domain, immunoglobulin domain (Ig), short basic domain, secreted, (semaphorin) 3Gb isoform X2, whose amino-acid sequence MMQTLLLILSLCVWGCHGNTRTAPRVHLSYKELLETKTIRPFSFSFNTSDYRILHMDQDQGRLYLGSREYVVSLDMQNVNKEPLIIHWPATAQRKGECKLTGKGGQGECANFVRLIEPWNRTHLYTCGTGAYKPICTFINRGWRAEEYLFRLVPGYIDSGKGKSPYDPHQENAAVLINGNLYAGVHVDFMGTDPAIFRTLGDRPAVRTEQYDSRWLNEPVFIKIQKIPDSAEKNDDKLYFFFREKSLDSSGGSAPSVLARVGRVCLNDDGGQRSLVNKWTTFLKARLVCSVIGADGVETYFDELRDVFIQRTHDERNPIVYAVFSTAGSVFKGSAVCVYSMADIRNVFNGPFSHKHGHNYQWTPYTGKIPYPRPGTCPGGTFTPDLHTTKAFSDEAVNFVRAHPLMYQPIYPIHKRPLVVRTGVDYRFTTIAVDLVDAVDGRYEVLFLGTDRGTVQKVIVLPKDISTTEELILEEVEVFKTSAAVKTLKISTKRQQLYVSSERGLTQVSLHRCAVYGKACSDCCLARDPYCAWDGETCSAFTPATKRRSRRQDIKHGDPLRQCRGFNAKEKRLRETVQFGVEGSSTFLECQPRSPQATVKWLYQKDGKRKALNRDKDILKTGHGILIKSLTQSDAGLYHCLATENNFKHTVARISLRILDREIVDALTEPDIPIEHRRHHSHHHPPPPPPPFQTLPPPLQSHPQAEVRLMNQYCQSYRQQQIKSQANKPKRNNRRHTGEEEVEEPQDQ is encoded by the exons ATGATGCAAACCCTGCTACTCATCCTGAGTCTCTGTGTAtggggttgtcatggcaacacgCGCACGGCGCCCCGAGTACACCTGTCATATAAAG AGTTACTGGAGACAAAAACCATACGGCCGTTCAGTTTTTCCTTCAACACCAGCGACTACCGAATACTTCACATGGACCAAGACCAAGGCAGACTCTACCTGGGCAGCCGTGAATACGTGGTCTCCTTAGATATGCAAAATGTCAATAAAGAACCACTTATT ATTCACTGGCCTGCGACAGCACAGAGAAAGGGAGAGTGTAAATTAACTGGAAAGGGTGGACAG GGAGAGTGTGCAAACTTTGTGCGTCTGATTGAGCCGTGGAACAGAACCCACCTGTACACGTGTGGCACAGGTGCTTATAAACCCATCTGCACCTTCATCAACAGAGGCTGGAGAGCTGAG GAATATCTCTTCCGACTTGTTCCTGGTTATATTGACTCTGGAAAAGGAAAGTCTCCATATGATCCCCACCAGGAGAACGCAGCAGTTCTGATCA ATGGGAATCTGTATGCCGGGGTACACGTGGACTTCATGGGTACAGATCCAGCCATCTTTAGAACCTTGGGGGACCGTCCCGCTGTCAGAACAGAACAGTATGATTCCCGATGGCTTAACG AGCCTGTGTTTATAAAAATCCAGAAGATTCCAGACAGCGCAGAGAAGAACGATGACAAGCTTTACTTTTTCTTTCGGGAAAAGAGCTTAGACTCTTCCGGGGGCAGCGCTCCGAGCGTTCTCGCTCGAGTGGGCAGAGTCTGTCTG AATGATGatggaggtcaaaggtcattaGTGAATAAGTGGACGACGTTCCTCAAAGCACGACTCGTCTGCTCTGTGATTGGTGCAGACGGGGTTGAGACTTACTTTGATGAACTGA gaGATGTTTTTATTCAGAGGACCCATGATGAACGTAACCCCATCGTGTATGCTGTGTTCTCCACGGCTGG CTCTGTTTTTAAAGGCTCTGCCGTGTGTGTGTACTCTATGGCTGACATCAGAAATGTCTTCAATGGGCCTTTCTCTCACAAACATGGTCACAACTACCAGTGGACCCCTTACACTGGTAAAATCCCCTACCCTCGTCCGGGCACT TGTCCCGGAGGAACCTTCACGCCTGATCTCCACACCACTAAAGCTTTTTCGGACGAGGCTGTAAATTTTGTCCGTGCCCATCCTCTGATGTATCAACCTATATATCCGATACACAAACGCCCCCTGGTGGTCAGGACTGGTGTGGACTACCGTTTTACCACCATTGCTGTGGACCTGGTGGATGCTGTGGATGGAAGATATGAGGTGCTCTTCCTGGGCACAG ATCGTGGAACAGTTCAGAAGGTGATTGTCTTACCAAAAGACATCAGCACAACTGAAGAGCTCATTTTAGAGGAGGTGGAAGTTTTTAAG ACATCAGCAGCCGTCAAAACTCTGAAGATCTCTACCAAAAGG CAACAGTTGTATGTGTCATCAGAAAGGGGTCTTACCCAGGTGTCTCTGCACAGGTGTGCTGTTTACGGTAAGGCCTGTTCAGACTGCTGCCTGGCCAGAGACCCCTACTGTGCCTGGGATGGAGAAACCTGTTCTGCTTTCACACCCGCTACAAAAAG GAGAAGCAGGAGGCAAGATATCAAACACGGAGATCCTTTACGGCAGTGCCGGGGCTTTAACGCTAAAG AGAAGCGTCTGAGGGAAACGGTACAGTTTGGGGTTGAAGGCAGCAGCACATTTCTGGAGTGCCAACCGAGGTCTCCTCAGGCCACAGTCAAATGGCTCTACCAGAAGGACGGCAAGAGGAAAGCA CTCAATCGAGATAAAGACATCTTGAAGACAGGTCATGGCATCCTGATAAAATCTCTCACCCAATCAGACGCCGGGCTCTATCATTGCCTGGCAACAGAGAACAACTTCAAACACACCGTGGCCCGCATCTCTCTACGGATCCTGGACCGGGAGATCGTTGATGCGCTTACTGAGCCGGACATCCCCATTGAGCACCGTCGTCATCATTCCCATCATCACCCTCCACCTCCGCCCCCACCTTTCCAGACCCTTCCACCCCCTCTCCAGTCCCACCCACAAGCAGAGGTGCGTCTCATGAACCAGTACTGCCAGTCCTACAGGCAGCAGCAGATAAAAAGCCAAGCCAACAAACCCAAACGCAACAACCGAAGACACACAGGAGAAGAAGAAGTGGAGGAGCCACAGGATCAATAA
- the wasb gene encoding WASP actin nucleation promoting factor b isoform X2 produces the protein MNKEARASSRHSQNRSAQWFCSSCSPLLCYIYTSSQLSEHGSDGSFETKSVPKNATLDRCCGRCDQGPRSGVPGSECPSRREMSKGKAKGQENVHSSLLSNQENERLDVLLGRRCVTTATAVIQLCMAVPHSPNQWSLQHTGVVCFVKDNIKRSYYIRLFDIKEGKLIWEQEMYSPFTYSCPTQFFHSFAADDCQVGLNFASDAEAECFRNIIGGKVNHRTQRQEKRQHAPVEEKQVLQQIPPSNGPVPQQTVMATVDIQNPDILASRYRSPPVPTPAPASLFIGKKDKKGKKKGPKLTKADIGAPSGFKHITHIGWDPSSGFDTNNMDPDLRKLFHCAGISDAELTDRETSKMIYDLIEQSGGLDAVKEEMRRKDEMTTSQGHSGGPRSTPAPPPPRGGLPPPPRPSPPGRSPGPPHRGPPPPAPPGGRPGPPPPPPPGQCHKPPTAQMGGGPPPPPPPPPPPPPATSSAPSFPSSPASSAPPPPPSGGGGRGTLLEEIRRGRLLKNVTESQDPCSQGQDESSEGIVGALMMVMQKRCKVIHSSDEDDDGCGGDEDEDEEWDD, from the exons atgaacaaagaAGCACGTGCCTCTTCAAGGCATTCACAGAACAGATCTGCTCAGTGGTTTTGCTCTTCCTGTTCTCCTTTGCTGTGCTACATTTACACCAGCTCACAGCTCTCAGAACACGGAAGTGACGGTTCCTTCGAGACTAAATCCGTCCCCAAAAACGCAACTTTAGACAGGTGCTGTGGACGCTGTGATCAGGGACCCCGGTCTGGAGTCCCGGGATCTGAGTGTCCGTCTAGAAGAGAGATGAGCAAAGGAAAAGCCAAAGGGCAGGAGAATGTGCACAGTTCTCTCCTCAGCAACCAGGAGAATGAACGTCTGGATGTGCTTCTGGGAAGGAGATGCGTG accACGGCCACGGCAGTTATTCAGCTGTGCATGGCTGTTCCTCACAGTCCAAATCAATGGAGCCTCCAACATACAGgagttgtgtgttttgttaagGACAATATAAAACGTTCTTATTACATCCGGCTTTTTGACATCAAG GAAGGTAAATTAATTTGGGAGCAGGAGATGTACAGTCCGTTCACATATTCCTGCCCAACACAGTTCTTCCACAGCTTTGCTGCAGAT GACTGTCAAGTAGGTCTGAACTTTGCTAGCGATGCAGAAGCTGAGTGTTTCAGGAACATTATCGGGGGGAAGGTCAATCATAGAACCCAACGCCAAG aaaaaagacaacatgctCCAGTTGAAG AAAAACAGGTGCTACAACAAATTCCTCCATCAAATG GTCCAGTTCCACAGCAAACTGTAATGGCAACAGTGGATATCCAGAACCCAGATATACTGGCTTCAAGGTACCGCTCTCCCCCAGTGCCCACACCTGCACCAGCCTCCCTCTTCATAGGCAAGAAGGACAAAAAGGGAAAGAAGAAAGGCCCAAAGCTTACAAAAGCAGACATCGGAGCTCCTAGTGGATTCAA ACACATCACTCATATTGGGTGGGATCCAAGCTCTGGTTTTGAT ACCAACAATATGGATCCTGATCTCAGGAAACTATTTCACTGTGCTGGAATCAGTGATGCAGAGCTAACAGACAGAGAAACATCTAAGATGATCTATGATTTAATCGAGCAATCTGGGGGATTGGATGCAGTTAAAGAAGAAATGAGGAGGAAGG ACGAAATGACTACTTCCCAGGGTCACTCTGGAGGTCCTCGTTCAACCCCTGCACCTCCACCACCAAGGGGTGGACTCCCCCCACCTCCTCGCCCTTCCCCACCTGGACGTAGTCCTGGACCCCCGCATCGTGGCCCACCGCCACCCGCTCCACCTGGAGGTCGACCTGGGCCTCCACCCCCGCCACCTCCCGGCCAGTGTCATAAACCACCTACTGCGCAAATGGGTGGAGGTCCACCACCTCCCCCTCCTCCCCCACCTCCTCCACCTCCTGCAACTTCTTCTGCTCCCAGCTTCCCCAGTAGTCCTGCCAGCTCAGctcctcctccccctccttctGGTGGTGGAGGACGAGGAACCTTACTGGAGGAAATCCGGCGTGGACGTTTGCTAAAGAAC GTAACCGAGTCACAAGACCCTTGCTCTCAAGGTCAGGATGAGTCCTCAGAAGGCATTGTTGGAGCCCTGATGATGGTCATGCAGAAGAGATGTAAAGTTATCCATTCCTCAG ATGAAGACGATGATGGTTGTGGTGGTGATGAGGATGAAGATGAGGAATGGGACGACTAA